In Zingiber officinale cultivar Zhangliang chromosome 6A, Zo_v1.1, whole genome shotgun sequence, a single genomic region encodes these proteins:
- the LOC121996282 gene encoding NAC domain-containing protein 2-like: MSTTVAQVSLPPGFRFHPTDEELIQHYLKNRASSLPCPVSIIADVDIYKFDPWDLPAMAAFGDREWYFFTPRDRKYPNGFRPNRSAASGYWKATGTDKPIFPGRDKLRGCFGGGGGESESIGVKKALVFYSGRPPRGVKTEWIMHEYRLAEAEHNKSHDYKPKKLNRDSSMRLDDRVLCRIYKKGSHHQSAMDADQEDSGVEEETALPLPKSYSFSELLDAADYSSLSRLLDHSSSYGSNNSIPNQSFIHHHHDNNNNYLVQQHLPPRPASPSFKTEHSLKRHGRHLDIDHAEASPVKRPNFAPKNFTFVDQTFFNPQSLSNSHLMSYRHPT, from the exons ATGTCGACCACCGTAGCTCAGGTGTCGTTGCCGCCGGGCTTCCGCTTCCACCCCACCGACGAAGAGCTCATCCAGCACTACCTCAAAAACCGAGCTAGCTCCCTCCCCTGCCCTGTCTCCATCATCGCTGACGTCGATATCTACAAGTTCGATCCCTGGGACCTCCCCG CGATGGCGGCGTTCGGCGATCGCGAGTGGTACTTCTTCACCCCCCGCGACCGCAAGTACCCCAACGGCTTCCGCCCCAACCGCTCGGCGGCGTCGGGCTACTGGAAGGCCACCGGAACCGACAAGCCCATATTTCCCGGGAGGGATAAGCTTCGCGGCTGCTTCGGCGGTGGCGGCGGCGAGAGCGAAAGCATCGGCGTGAAGAAGGCCCTCGTGTTCTACAGCGGCCGGCCGCCGCGAGGCGTGAAGACCGAGTGGATTATGCACGAGTACCGCCTCGCCGAGGCGGAGCACAACAAGAGCCACGACTACAAGCCCAAGAAGCTCAACAGGGACTCCTCCATGAGG TTGGATGATCGGGTGCTTTGCCGGATCTACAAGAAGGGAAGCCACCACCAATCCGCCATGGACGCCGACCAGGAAGACTCCGGCGTGGAGGAGGAAACCGCCCTCCCTCTGCCGaaatcttactccttctcggagCTCCTCGATGCCGCCGACTACTCCTCCCTCTCTCGCCTGCTCGATCACTCATCTTCCTATGGCAGCAACAATTCGATTCCCAACCAATCCTTCATCCACCACCACCacgacaacaacaacaactactTAGTTCAGCAGCATCTCCCTCCTCGACCAGCCTCCCCCAGCTTCAAAACAGAGCACAGCCTGAAGCGCCATGGCCGCCACCTCGATATCGACCATGCCGAAGCATCTCCGGTGAAAAGGCCTAACTTTGCACCCAAAAATTTCACCTTCGTCGACCAAACTTTCTTCAATCCGCAGTCGCTGTCAAATTCTCATCTGATGAGCTATCGCCATCCAACCTAA